In Cicer arietinum cultivar CDC Frontier isolate Library 1 chromosome 7, Cicar.CDCFrontier_v2.0, whole genome shotgun sequence, a single window of DNA contains:
- the LOC140918862 gene encoding uncharacterized protein has product MELDPNSPSSPSSDDQSQIHPQTKHSSNQNRSYQHDMLDPYFMHPSDNPGLALVFPPLNNINFHTWSRAMLVALRSKNKSGFVLGTLNRPPDSDRLFIAWDRCNTMVMSWIANSLDPDIAQSIMWMESATEILKELKDRYYQGDVFRISNLQEEIFVVRQGLNEQYSPVRSQIMLMDQIPHISKVFSMLIQQERQFFHPTEDPKSVAVVSNYGRSSGHGSSSTGGRTYGSRRRGYKICSHCNKPSHTVDVCFKKHSYPLNYRRPSSITNHCSSTSQDHENGSANENDTSDVEVGSLGFTLDQQKALLALLQASSDSPSTTVNHLQNSSSTILSNPLSRQVLNLFSHHSWLMDTGATDHVQNLLIRQPHVMKDTLIFTPRRSARVTNRSPYLQDFHFYMLKGNFNNQFCSSNNIEEPTSYSEDIKDSNWRLAIASELQSLLNNQTWELTSLPRNRKANGCKWIFKLKFHANGHVERHKARLVPKGYNHTEGLDYLDTFSPFGFCQSKSDYSLFTCSTHAGFTVILIYVNDLLIAGNNLTDIESIKYSLHSVFSIKDLGILKYFLGFEIARNTNGISLCQRKYSLDLLEETGLLGSKPCSTPMDANLKLSISTGQPLSNATVFRKVIGQLLYLTNTRPDISFAIVRLSQFLSAPTDLHLQAAFRIVRFIKNNPDKARLVAKGYNETGGLDYLDTFSLVVKMTTIRLLLFVAAVNNWFLFQLDINTTFLHGDLIEDVHRKVPLGLDVSNKNLFGFCQSKSDYSLFTCSTHAGFTVILIYVDDLLIAGNNLTNIESMKSSLHSVFSIKDLGILKYFLGFEIARNTNGISLCQRKYSLDLLEETGLLGSKPCSTPMDANLKLSISTGQPLSNATVFRKVIGQLLYLTNTRPDISFAIVRLSQFLSAPTDLHLQAAFRIVRFIKNNPGKGLFFPARSSFQIKGFCNFDWGACQDTRRSVTGFCFFLGDSLISWKSEKQSIVSRSSSEAEYRALAQVTCEAQWLLYLLNDLHIPHLKPVVLYYDNKYALHIASNPIFHEQPKHIKMDCHVVRDKIQDGILHLMPIPSAEQAADIFTKALHPIPYLHILSKLGMLDIHSSLRGHIKHS; this is encoded by the exons ATGGAGTTGGATCCCAATAGCCCTTCTTCTCCTTCATCTGATGATCAATCTCAGATTCATCCCCAAACCAAGCATTCTTCAAATCAAAATCGAAGTTATCAACATGATATGCTTGATCCCTATTTCATGCACCCAAGTGATAATCCGGGCCTTGCACTCGTCTTTCCGCCACTTAACAACATCAATTTCCACACCTGGTCTCGTGCCATGCTCGTTGCTCTCCGATCCAAGAACAAGTCTGGGTTCGTTCTTGGAACCCTAAATCGCCCTCCAGACTCTGATCGACTTTTTATTGCTTGGGATCGCTGTAACACTATGGTTATGTCATGGATTGCCAACTCTCTTGATCCGGATATTGCCCAGAGTATCATGTGGATGGAATCTGCGACTGAAATCTTGAAGGAATTAAAGGATAGATATTATCAAGGTGATGTTTTTCGAATCTCAAATTTACAAGAAGAAATATTTGTTGTCCGTCAAG GTCTTAATGAGCAATATTCACCCGTTCGATCTCAAATAATGTTAATGGATCAAATTCCTCATATCAGTAAGGTTTTTTCTATGCTTATACAACAAGAACGACAATTCTTTCATCCTACCGAGGACCCAAAATCTGTTGCTGTTGTTTCTAATTATGGCCGTAGTTCTGGACATGGTTCTTCCTCCACTGGTGGTCGCACCTATGGCAGTCGTAGACGTGGATACAAGATTTGCTCGCACTGCAATAAACCTAGTCATACTGTGGATGTGTGTTTTAAGAAACACAGTTATCCTCTTAACTATCGAAGACCTAGTTCTATTACCAATCATTGTTCATCTACCTCTCAAGATCATGAAAATGGCAGTGCTAATGAAAACGACACATCTGATGTTGAAGTTGGCTCCCTAGGTTTCACCTTGGATCAACAAAAGGCTTTATTAGCATTGTTGCAAGCTTCTAGTGATTCACCTTCCACCACTGTTAATCACCTTCAAAATTCATCCTCCACTATTTTAAGTAATCCTTTGTCGCGTCaagttttgaatttattttccCATCATTCTTGGCTCATGGATACAGGAGCCACAGATCAT GTTCAGAATCTGCTGATTCGGCAACCTCATGTAATGAAGGACACACTTATTTTCACTCCTCGAAGAAGTGCTAGAGTTACTAATCGTTCGCCATATCTTCAAGATTTCCATTTCTACATGTTAAAGGGTAATTTCAATAACCAGTTTTGTTCTTCTAACAACATTGAAG AACCCACTTCTTATTCGGAAGATATTAAAGACTCCAATTGGAGACTTGCAATAGCTTCTGAACTTCAATCTCTTTTAAACAATCAAACGTGGGAACTTACTTCTTTGCCTCGCAATAGAAAGGCAAATGGATGTAAGtggatttttaaattaaaatttcatgcTAATGGTCATGTCGAGCGACACAAGGCCCGCCTTGTTCCTAAAGGATACAATCACACTGAAGGTCTTGATTATTTAGACACCTTTAGTCCA TTTGGTTTTTGTCAATCTAAATCTGATTATTCCTTGTTTACTTGTTCTACTCATGCTGGTTTTACTGTCATTCTTATTTATGTTAACGATCTTCTAATTGCTGGAAATAATTTGACTGACATTGAATCCATTAAATATTCTCTGCACTCTGTATTTAGCATTAAAGATCTCGGtatattgaaatattttcttggttttgaAATAGCTCGCAATACCAATGGCATTTCCTTATGTCAAAGGAAGTATTCTTTGGATCTCCTTGAAGAAACTGGATTGCTTGGTTCAAAACCATGTTCCACACCAATGGATGCTAATTTAAAATTGTCTATTTCAACTGGCCAGCCTCTTTCTAATGCCACTGTTTTTAGAAAAGTGATTGGACAACTTTTGTATCTTACAAATACTCGTCCTGATATCTCTTTTGCTATTGTTAGGTTGAGCCAATTCCTTTCAGCACCTACAGACTTGCATCTCCAGGCTGCATTTCGTATCGTTCGCTTCATCAAAAACAATCCTG ACAAGGCTCGCCTTGTAGCTAAAGGGTACAACGAGACTGGAGGTCTTGATTATTTAGACACCTTCAGTCTAGTTGTGAAAATGACCACTATTAGATTATTACTTTTTGTGGCTGCTGTTAACAATTGGTTTTTATTTCAACTTGACATAAACACAACTTTTCTTCACGGGGATCTCATTGAGGATGTTCATAGGAAGGTCCCTCTTGGACTTGATGTTTCTAATAAAAACCTT TTTGGTTTTTGTCAATCTAAATCTGATTATTCCTTGTTTACTTGTTCTACTCATGCTGGTTTTACTGTCATTCTTATTTATGTTGACGATCTTCTAATTGCTGGAAACAATTTGACTAACATTGAATCCATGAAATCTTCTCTGCACTCTGTATTTAGCATTAAAGATCTCGGtatattgaaatattttcttggttttgaAATAGCTCGCAATACCAATGGCATTTCCTTATGTCAAAGGAAGTATTCTTTGGATCTCCTTGAAGAAACTGGATTGCTTGGTTCAAAACCATGTTCCACACCAATGGATGCTAATTTAAAATTGTCTATTTCAACTGGCCAGCCTCTTTCTAATGCCACTGTTTTTAGAAAAGTGATTGGACAACTTTTGTATCTTACAAATACTCGTCCTGATATCTCTTTTGCTATTGTTAGGTTGAGCCAATTCCTTTCAGCACCTACAGACTTGCATCTCCAGGCTGCATTTCGTATCGTTCGCTTCATCAAAAACAATCCTGGTAAAGGATTATTTTTCCCAGCACGTTCCTCATTTCAAATCAAAGGCTTCTGCAATTTTGATTGGGGTGCATGTCAAGACACAAGACGTTCTGTCACGGGTTTTTGCTTCTTCCTTGGTGATTCGTTAATTTCATGGAAAAGCGAGAAACAATCTATTGTTTCACGTTCTTCATCTGAGGCTGAATATCGTGCGCTGGCCCAAGTTACATGTGAAGCTCAATGGCTTCTTTACCTATTGAACGACCTGCATATTCCTCATCTTAAGCCGGTTGTTCTTTACTACGACAATAAATATGCTCTTCATATTGCTTCAAATCCCATTTTCCACGAACAACCAAAACACATTAAAATGGATTGTCATGTCGTTCGAGACAAGATTCAAGATGGAATTCTTCACTTAATGCCAATACCTTCTGCTGAGCAGGCTGCCGACATCTTCACCAAAGCTTTACATCCAATTCCTTACTTACATATTTTATCCAAACTTGGAATGTTGGATATCCATTCCAGTTTGAGGGGACATATTAAACATAGCTAA
- the LOC101489395 gene encoding subtilisin-like protease SBT3: MAYSIFLYLCVFYFTSLHFISTLSKSDNYIIHMDLSAMPKAFTNQHSWYHSTLSQVISTTNNNILKSTSSKIIYTYTNVINGFSANLSPEEHEALKKSPGYISSMPDLPVTLDTTHSPEFLGLNPYKGAWHDSNYGKDVIIGMVDTGVWPESKSFNDNGMTEIPSRWKGKCEFEVNTSFCNKKLIGARYFNKGFLAANPSLASEVKNSSRDDTEGHGTHTASTAGGNHVDGASFFGYANGTARGTAPLARIAVYKAAWGQGLAVSSDVIAAIDAAILDGVDVLSISLGLSNVGLSEDPIAIGSFAAMEKGILVSTSSGNNGPKFQTLHNGVPWVINVAASTLDRQFQGKVTLGNGVSVSGFSNYIGNFSTKNFPIVDLGFCQNEDELAKAKNKIVLCQDTDDGNFLNLVYQVLNAKNVGAIFISESKSDDLLDIVWYILPSITVNNIDGKIVKDYIKSNSKSIAKILYKQTSFGIKPAPSVDDYSSRGPSKSCPYVLKPDITAPGTSILAAWPAGVPVLDLETSTVYNDFNAISGTSMSTPHVSGIAALIKGAHPDWSPAAIRSALMTTSDTFDNTKQPIKDIGDGNNAATPLAMGAGHVNPNRALDPGLVYDAGVQDYVNLLCALNFTQQQITTITRSSSNDCSKPSLDINYPSFIAFFNSEKSSSIQEFHRTVTNLGEGKTVYVASVTPIKGFNVTVIPNKLTFNQKNEKMSYKLRIENTGTTKEKNVAFGFLTWNDVKHVVRSPIVVSTQSF; this comes from the coding sequence ATGgcttatagtatttttttgtaTCTATGTGTTTTTTACTTTACAAGTCTTCACTTCATTTCTACATTGTCTAAGTCTGATAATTACATCATTCACATGGATTTATCAGCTATGCCAAAAGCATTCACAAACCAACATAGTTGGTATCATTCAACATTGTCTCAAGTTATTAGTACCACCAACAACAATATTCTCAAATCTACATCttccaaaattatatatacatacacaAATGTGATAAATGGTTTTAGTGCTAATCTATCACCTGAAGAGCATGAAGCACTAAAAAAATCCCCTGGTTACATTTCTTCCATGCCTGATTTACCTGTCACACTTGACACAACACATTCACCTGAATTCCTTGGCCTTAATCCATACAAAGGGGCATGGCATGATTCAAATTATggtaaagatgtaattattggTATGGTGGACACAGGTGTTTGGCCAGAAAGTAAGAGTTTCAATGATAATGGAATGACTGAAATTCCATCACGTTGGAAAGGAAAATGTGAATTTGAAGTAAATACATCTTTTTGCAATAAGAAACTGATTGGAGCTAGATACTTCAATAAAGGATTTTTGGCAGCGAATCCATCGCTGGCCTCAGAAGTTAAGAACTCATCGCGCGACGACACGGAAGGACATGGGACTCACACTGCATCAACTGCTGGTGGAAATCATGTTGATGGTGCATCTTTCTTTGGGTATGCAAATGGAACAGCAAGAGGAACAGCTCCACTTGCTAGAATAGCTGTGTACAAAGCTGCTTGGGGTCAAGGTCTTGCTGTTTCATCTGATGTAATAGCTGCAATTGATGCTGCAATACTTGATGGTGTTGACGTTTTGTCAATATCATTAGGACTTAGCAATGTGGGTTTGTCTGAAGATCCAATTGCAATAGGTTCATTTGCAGCTATGGAAAAAGGTATTTTGGTTTCAACTTCATCAGGGAATAATGGAcctaaatttcaaactcttcATAATGGAGTACCATGGGTTATAAATGTGGCTGCCAGTACTTTAGATCGCCAATTTCAGGGGaaagttacacttggaaatggGGTTTCAGTCTCTGGCTTTTCTAATTACATAGGAAACTTCTCAACTAAAAATTTTCCAATTGTTGACTTGGGTTTCTGTCAAAATGAGGACGAACTTGCCAAAGCGAAGAACAAGATTGTATTGTGTCAAGACACCGACGACGGTAATTTTCTTAATCTAGTATATCAAGTGCTTAATGCAAAAAATGTTGGTGCTATTTTCATATCAGAGTCAAAATCAGATGACCTATTAGACATCGTATGGTATATTCTTCCATCCATCACTGTTAACAACATAGATGGAAAAATTGTCAAAGATTACATCAAGAGTAACTCTAAATCAATAGCAAAAATTTTATACAAGCAAACAAGTTTTGGTATTAAACCAGCACCTAGTGTTGATGATTATAGTTCAAGAGGTCCATCAAAAAGTTGTCCCTATGTGTTAAAACCTGATATAACTGCTCCTGGTACATCAATATTAGCAGCATGGCCCGCAGGTGTTCCTGTGTTGGATTTGGAGACTTCAACAGTGTACAACGATTTCAATGCAATAAGTGGTACATCTATGTCAACGCCTCATGTTTCAGGTATAGCAGCCCTTATAAAAGGGGCACATCCTGATTGGAGTCCTGCTGCTATTAGGTCAGCTCTTATGACAACATCAGACACATTTGATAATACTAAGCAACCTATTAAAGACATTGGAGATGGTAACAATGCAGCAACACCTTTAGCAATGGGAGCTGGTCATGTTAATCCAAATAGAGCACTTGACCCTGGTCTTGTTTATGATGCTGGTGTACAAGATTATGTTAATCTTTTATGTGCACTTAAtttcacacaacaacaaatcaCTACCATCACAAGATCTTCTTCCAATGATTGCTCTAAACCTTCTTTGGATATCAACTATCCTTCTTTTATTGCTTTTTTCAATTCAGAAAAATCTTCTTCAATCCAAGAATTTCATAGAACAGTTACCAATTTGGGGGAGGGAAAAACAGTTTATGTTGCTAGTGTTACTCCTATTAAAGGTTTTAATGTTACTGTTATCCCAAACAAATTGACGTTCAATCAGAAGAATGAGAAGATGAGTTACAAGTTAAGGATTGAAAATACAGGAACCACAAAAGAAAAGAATGTGGCTTTTGGATTTTTAACTTGGAATGATGTGAAGCATGTGGTTAGGAGCCCTATTGTGGTAAGCACCCAAAGTTTCTAG